A region from the Aeromicrobium choanae genome encodes:
- a CDS encoding ABC transporter substrate-binding protein — MNSPRTRPWRRTVGLAGALALATSILAACGGSDEGGDRVAGQAPDSVVMDLRNDVDTFDPFLTAADQGSVQMYEALYDTPVRRDMKTGEYVPAMATDWEVTTTKIDMTFREGLKCSDGTDLTATDIANSMKRLADPKTGSIYTGRLFGAGGVKEIVADDAARTVSVEVNDPHSDLLDSMSTAFVICPKGLEDTEALATAPQGSGPYKVTSLKRGDTYELEAWGSPALEDPKSVPAKITFRVITNDATRANLFETGETDIAGILGRDSERLEGNHELIQGKAFEADSLTFNQRPEAPMSDERLRRVVAQAIDAAAYTKAASFGVGEPVNTVITPNMDCYTEANGDIGLKFDEDQAKADLEAAGYGPGGKKLTVRLLGYDVQNSGPDYVADALRKVGIDVKVTNGTQAQAGAIVYGDEGDWDVIVFPYLSAAPHPYPLVTKMSSNLGEGGSYNFGRTRNDDFDKYSALATGSLGDERCENWGKAEAALLEQTNLVPLLWPIANYFADGLTFNATYRTVDLRSIRAVE; from the coding sequence ATGAACTCTCCCCGAACCCGTCCGTGGCGCCGCACGGTCGGCCTCGCCGGCGCGCTCGCGCTGGCGACCTCGATCCTCGCTGCCTGCGGAGGCTCCGACGAGGGCGGCGACCGTGTCGCGGGACAGGCGCCCGACAGCGTCGTGATGGACCTGCGCAACGACGTGGACACCTTCGACCCGTTCCTCACCGCCGCCGACCAGGGCTCGGTGCAGATGTACGAGGCGCTCTACGACACCCCCGTCCGCCGCGACATGAAGACGGGCGAGTACGTCCCCGCCATGGCCACGGACTGGGAGGTCACCACGACGAAGATCGACATGACCTTCCGTGAGGGCCTGAAGTGCAGCGACGGCACGGACCTCACTGCCACCGACATCGCGAACTCGATGAAGCGCCTCGCCGATCCGAAGACGGGCTCCATCTACACGGGCCGCCTCTTCGGTGCCGGCGGCGTGAAGGAGATCGTCGCGGACGACGCCGCACGGACCGTCTCGGTCGAGGTCAACGACCCCCACTCGGACCTGCTCGACAGCATGTCGACCGCCTTCGTGATCTGCCCGAAGGGCCTGGAGGACACCGAGGCGCTCGCCACGGCCCCGCAGGGCTCGGGCCCCTACAAGGTCACCTCGCTCAAGCGCGGCGACACCTACGAGCTCGAGGCGTGGGGATCGCCCGCGCTCGAGGACCCCAAGAGCGTCCCGGCGAAGATCACGTTCCGCGTCATCACGAACGACGCGACGCGCGCCAACCTCTTCGAGACCGGCGAGACCGACATCGCGGGCATCCTGGGCCGCGACTCGGAGCGACTCGAGGGCAACCACGAGCTCATCCAGGGCAAGGCCTTCGAGGCCGACTCGCTGACGTTCAACCAGCGTCCCGAGGCGCCCATGTCCGACGAGCGCCTGCGCCGGGTCGTCGCCCAGGCGATCGACGCGGCCGCGTACACGAAGGCCGCGTCCTTCGGCGTCGGCGAGCCGGTGAACACGGTCATCACCCCGAACATGGACTGCTACACCGAAGCCAACGGCGACATCGGCCTGAAGTTCGACGAGGACCAGGCCAAGGCCGACCTCGAGGCCGCGGGCTACGGTCCCGGCGGCAAGAAGCTGACGGTGCGCCTGCTCGGCTACGACGTGCAGAACTCCGGCCCGGACTACGTCGCGGACGCCCTACGCAAGGTCGGCATCGACGTCAAGGTCACGAACGGCACGCAGGCCCAGGCCGGCGCCATCGTCTACGGCGACGAGGGCGACTGGGACGTCATCGTGTTCCCGTACCTGAGCGCGGCGCCCCACCCGTACCCGCTCGTGACGAAGATGAGCTCGAACCTCGGTGAGGGCGGCTCGTACAACTTCGGCCGGACCCGCAACGACGACTTCGACAAGTACTCGGCGCTCGCCACCGGCTCGCTGGGCGATGAGCGC